The Melitaea cinxia chromosome 16, ilMelCinx1.1, whole genome shotgun sequence genome contains the following window.
GGCTGTACCCATACCAGGTGACCGACCATGCTGGGAGAGAAGTGCGTAAACTAGCCTTGACGCTGGACCTCACCCAGCTTGTAAATTGTGCTACCAGGGTACCAGACGTAGACTCTCATACCGCCAACTGCTTAgacctatttttaacaactgatcCAGACAGGTACTCAATAATAGTTTCTGCACCACTGGGTACTTCTGACCACTGTCTGGTAAAATCAATATCCGTCTGTTCCCCACCCGAAGAATCCCCATGTGGCCCAAGACGGGTGTGGCGATATAAGGCAGcggattgggatgagatgcgtcaCTTTTTCTCGTCCTATCCTTGGCGAGAGGTATGCTTTTCTTCTGATGATCCGTCGAGCTGCGCTGAAGCCATTACCGCGGTAATACGTCAgggtatggaatattttataccatactcTGACGTAGCGACGAATGAAAAAGCTCGCCCATGGTTTGATGCGGAATGCTATCGTGCAGAAGCCAAAAAGCGGTCGGCATACACTGCATGGGCTGAAGCTCGAGCGCGCAAGTCTCCAAATTCTCGGAATTTGAAGAAAGCTTTTAACCGAGCCGCCAAGGCATGTAAAAGGACGTTACGCAGGACTAGATTCAACCATATCAGCCGCATTGGGGCCAAACTAGCTTCTTACCCTTCTGGGAGCAAAGCGTTTTGGTCCCTGGCAAAAGCCGTTGAATCTAACTTTTGTCGGCCGTCACTTCCACCATTGCTGAGGACTGATGGATCACTGGCCCATTCTGCAAAGGAGAAAGCGGATTTGTTTGCATCTCTTTTTGCTGAGAACTCGCGTCTGGTTGTTGCAGGAAAAGCACCACCAATCTCAACTCGTGCTGACTGCATTATGGCAGAAGTACGCATACGCCAAAAGGAGATCCTTAAAATCCTGCAAACTCTAGACGTAAACAAGGCCAGCGGACCGGATGGTATACCAGCGATAGTCCTGCGTACCTGtgcccctgagttgtctccacctcttacacgcctgtaccgcctgtcacttaagactggcaaagagccgaagtcttggaagcttgccaacgtgcagcctgtgcccaaaaaaggtagtcgtgcagaccctgtcaattaccgtcccatctcggtcacatccatactctgtaagactatggaacgtgaactaaacaacaaactcttggcccacttggaaggtaacgatctcctcagcgaccggcagtacggtttccgccagcaccgttcgactggggaccttctagtgtatgccacacatatttggagtgaggccattgacaaacacggcgaagcacttgccgtgtctctcgatatctcgaaggcctttgacagggtttggcacg
Protein-coding sequences here:
- the LOC123660913 gene encoding uncharacterized protein LOC123660913 yields the protein MKAHKNKKRYTQRLHVLPLKVHLSNIRGLHSNLESVHHHLETEKPQLLFLTETQIRCPADTAYLSYPGYSLEHRFIPRAGVCVYVRDDICIKRLKHLETSSYSILWVLVDTGQEKILYACVYRSHSGAVETTQLCDHLTLTADKARERYPSAQLVILGDFNAHHQEWLYPYQVTDHAGREVRKLALTLDLTQLVNCATRVPDVDSHTANCLDLFLTTDPDRYSIIVSAPLGTSDHCLVKSISVCSPPEESPCGPRRVWRYKAADWDEMRHFFSSYPWREVCFSSDDPSSCAEAITAVIRQGMEYFIPYSDVATNEKARPWFDAECYRAEAKKRSAYTAWAEARARKSPNSRNLKKAFNRAAKACKRTLRRTRFNHISRIGAKLASYPSGSKAFWSLAKAVESNFCRPSLPPLLRTDGSLAHSAKEKADLFASLFAENSRLVVAGKAPPISTRADCIMAEVRIRQKEILKILQTLDVNKASGPDVYNYGCMQILYTAMPTSQHVNLIFL